The Heyndrickxia vini genome contains a region encoding:
- a CDS encoding GNAT family N-acetyltransferase gives MDIVESLIESIKNKMVGDGCMQVIRVGTHKDVEKVKSFLTKVGISTEGVERIIEYFVVIEDIDGGLIATLGIEPLDNIGILRSMVIHPSIKEEDLFTIFQHVYNLASNKKLSTLYLTTNKEKSLPLFRMAGFERIEKTHLPKEFEHSLYGKHLLSHQQAIFMEKVM, from the coding sequence ATGGATATAGTAGAAAGTTTAATAGAATCTATTAAAAATAAAATGGTAGGGGATGGGTGTATGCAAGTTATTCGTGTTGGAACACATAAGGATGTTGAAAAGGTGAAAAGCTTTCTTACCAAAGTGGGGATAAGTACGGAAGGAGTAGAAAGGATAATCGAATACTTTGTAGTCATTGAGGATATAGATGGTGGGTTAATAGCCACATTAGGAATAGAACCCCTCGACAACATAGGTATTCTCCGCTCGATGGTCATCCATCCGAGTATAAAAGAAGAAGACTTATTCACAATCTTTCAACATGTGTATAATTTAGCGTCAAATAAAAAATTATCCACATTATATTTAACGACAAATAAAGAAAAATCACTCCCGTTATTTCGGATGGCTGGTTTTGAAAGGATAGAAAAGACTCATCTTCCAAAGGAATTTGAACATTCGCTATATGGGAAGCATTTATTAAGCCATCAACAAGCAATATTTATGGAAAAAGTAATGTAA
- a CDS encoding manganese efflux pump MntP family protein, whose product MAIIAELITLMLMAFALGMDAFSIGLGMGMIKLRYRQIFYIGLTIGMFHVVMPLLGILTGHFISDAFGTIAQYIGGVLLIILGIQMILSTLKKEEKTIIKPYGWGLLFFALSSSLDSFSVGLSLGIFGARTAAVLLCFGIAATVLTWAGLIIGRKFQGYIGAYSEALGGCVLLGFGIKLLVAL is encoded by the coding sequence ATGGCAATCATCGCAGAATTAATTACATTAATGTTAATGGCATTTGCCTTAGGAATGGATGCTTTTTCAATTGGACTTGGTATGGGGATGATTAAGCTCCGATACAGGCAAATTTTTTATATCGGTTTAACAATCGGAATGTTTCATGTTGTCATGCCATTGTTAGGGATATTAACGGGACATTTTATATCTGACGCATTTGGAACAATTGCTCAGTATATTGGTGGAGTCCTCCTAATTATTCTAGGCATACAAATGATTTTATCCACTCTTAAAAAGGAAGAGAAAACCATCATTAAACCATATGGTTGGGGATTACTATTTTTTGCCTTAAGCTCTAGTTTAGATAGCTTTTCTGTGGGGCTCTCACTCGGGATTTTTGGGGCTCGCACAGCAGCTGTACTTCTTTGCTTTGGAATTGCAGCAACAGTATTGACTTGGGCAGGCTTAATTATAGGAAGAAAGTTTCAAGGATATATTGGAGCATATAGTGAAGCTCTAGGAGGGTGCGTATTATTAGGATTTGGAATAAAATTACTAGTAGCCCTTTAA
- a CDS encoding S8 family serine peptidase, with product MKRQQLLIGLVLFLIFPPGISANAWNIPSLPSLPSPSPFEKVVMIFSTKGTPNKVEIENYLKKYPTLKLRALFTETFNGFSVGGSRKDLLQLSQMYRKISATYDNQSYSVEKLYPSALSLIGAERAQNYYDSKGNRLTGKGIKVGVIDTGIDYTHPDLKSNYSGGYDLVDGDNNPLETQIHEGEPTIHGTHVAGIIGANGRMKGVAPDVKIYAYRALGAGGSGTTEQILAAIERTVKSKIDIINLSLGSDVNGPDLPISIALNKAVEKGVVAITSNGNSGPNLWTVGTPGTSLKAISVGASTPVLKVPYLSAVQLDKPIKLLPFVGSEKWNLNHTYPVEYVGIGKKKDMINVAGKIALIKRGEIEFTKKVKNAEDAGAVGVIIFNNTKGSFVGKINSETKIPAVSISMLDGKSLIPKKVPILASTIYKVEKDLLADFSSRGPVTVNWSIKPDITAPGVAIKSTIPNKGYIELQGTSMSAPYIAGAAALIKQAHPEWGPNEIKSSIMNTATVLHDEKGNRYKVYEQGAGRINIDQAIHTETLISPGSLSFGKLTNQFDENRKRLTITNVSKQKKYYHFKILKYDENIDWKLPLPFSLKPGEKRTLPITAFIKRGFHSSDEMIEGYLSLIEKDKSIEIPYLFIKKEPTFPRLMGFSIVPGDSANTFRYEVYLPMGAEEFGIALFEEDTLKFIGFLEEKKKVGPGLKENQISFTMPEYMNKVVAVAFARTNGKEDTQEQSLKLLQNDNGKK from the coding sequence GTGAAACGGCAGCAATTACTTATTGGACTCGTGTTATTTTTGATTTTCCCGCCAGGTATTTCAGCTAATGCTTGGAATATTCCATCACTTCCATCACTTCCATCACCTTCCCCTTTCGAAAAAGTAGTTATGATTTTTTCAACAAAGGGAACTCCCAACAAGGTAGAAATAGAGAATTATCTAAAGAAGTATCCTACACTCAAACTTAGGGCCCTTTTTACCGAAACATTCAATGGGTTTTCTGTTGGCGGTTCAAGAAAGGACTTACTCCAGTTATCACAAATGTATCGCAAAATTTCAGCTACCTATGATAACCAATCCTACAGTGTTGAAAAGCTATATCCGTCTGCATTATCTTTAATCGGGGCAGAGAGGGCACAAAATTATTATGATTCTAAAGGCAACCGTCTGACGGGAAAGGGAATTAAAGTAGGGGTCATTGACACTGGGATTGACTACACCCATCCGGATTTAAAGTCCAATTATAGTGGTGGCTACGATCTAGTTGATGGGGATAATAATCCACTGGAGACACAGATCCACGAAGGAGAACCAACTATTCATGGGACACATGTTGCTGGAATAATTGGTGCAAACGGAAGAATGAAAGGTGTTGCGCCTGATGTAAAGATTTACGCGTATCGTGCATTAGGGGCGGGTGGCAGTGGGACTACAGAGCAAATATTGGCTGCAATAGAAAGAACAGTTAAAAGTAAAATTGATATCATTAATCTTTCCTTAGGTTCTGATGTTAATGGTCCAGATTTACCGATTAGCATAGCTTTAAATAAGGCTGTAGAAAAAGGAGTTGTGGCAATTACCTCTAATGGTAATTCGGGTCCAAATCTCTGGACAGTAGGAACACCGGGAACATCTTTAAAAGCAATTTCGGTAGGGGCGTCTACCCCTGTGTTGAAAGTCCCTTATTTGTCAGCAGTTCAGTTAGACAAGCCAATCAAACTACTTCCATTTGTAGGAAGTGAAAAGTGGAACTTAAACCATACATATCCAGTTGAATATGTCGGAATCGGAAAAAAGAAAGATATGATAAATGTTGCCGGAAAAATTGCACTTATAAAACGCGGAGAGATAGAGTTTACAAAAAAGGTAAAAAATGCAGAAGATGCAGGTGCGGTTGGGGTAATTATTTTTAATAATACGAAAGGATCGTTCGTAGGGAAAATAAATAGTGAAACAAAGATTCCTGCAGTTTCGATATCCATGCTTGATGGGAAAAGTTTAATCCCCAAAAAAGTCCCTATTCTGGCATCAACCATTTACAAAGTGGAAAAAGATCTTCTAGCCGATTTTAGCTCAAGAGGTCCCGTAACGGTAAATTGGTCAATTAAACCTGATATTACAGCCCCTGGTGTTGCAATTAAAAGTACAATTCCTAATAAAGGTTATATTGAATTACAAGGAACAAGTATGTCTGCACCTTACATTGCGGGAGCAGCAGCTTTAATAAAACAAGCTCATCCAGAGTGGGGACCGAATGAAATTAAATCTTCAATTATGAACACGGCAACAGTTCTTCATGATGAGAAAGGAAATCGGTATAAAGTTTATGAACAAGGCGCGGGAAGAATTAATATTGACCAAGCGATACATACCGAAACATTAATTTCACCAGGCAGTCTCTCGTTTGGAAAACTTACAAATCAGTTCGATGAAAATCGAAAGCGTCTTACAATAACCAATGTAAGTAAACAGAAGAAATATTATCATTTTAAAATCTTAAAGTATGATGAAAATATAGATTGGAAACTTCCGCTACCATTTTCGTTAAAACCTGGAGAGAAAAGAACCCTGCCAATAACCGCCTTTATTAAGAGAGGTTTCCATTCAAGTGATGAAATGATTGAAGGCTATCTTTCGTTAATTGAAAAGGACAAAAGTATTGAAATTCCTTATTTATTTATCAAAAAGGAGCCGACCTTTCCGAGGTTGATGGGCTTTTCAATTGTACCTGGCGATTCTGCGAATACTTTCCGTTATGAAGTTTATTTACCTATGGGAGCAGAGGAATTTGGTATCGCATTATTTGAAGAAGACACATTAAAATTTATAGGATTTTTGGAAGAAAAGAAGAAAGTAGGGCCTGGTTTAAAAGAAAACCAAATCTCATTCACTATGCCTGAATATATGAACAAAGTAGTAGCGGTCGCTTTTGCACGGACTAATGGAAAAGAGGACACCCAAGAACAATCGCTAAAATTATTGCAAAATGATAATGGAAAAAAATAA
- a CDS encoding methyl-accepting chemotaxis protein, producing the protein MKKRYKFGLRKKLVLFVTLLALVTYSTSFFFISIVHSKYAAKVDESLFNSITLLLGIFWTGLLAFFVAGVITKPLQRLEHAAISASKGNIQIDVKLPKSDDEIRSLGMAFNQMLANLRVMVHSIEENFQQTNGNVILISEKTTRATEQAESIAHTISEISAGAESSAIAIQSTAESVEDIIQIAYKVQENAKSSEQVSVEMVKELQESKEVVNSLIQGIDKLAKENQESLQVVLDLEENAKKVEQIILLVGDIAAQTNLLALNASIEAARAGEHGKGFAVVAEEVRKLADESAKAVQGISGLIQNIQHGVDSVVKQITDQVSTANYEASKGEKTNAVIETMTNTIHVVADKVKSISTLVDKQMESVELASRQSQEVAAIAEETSAGAEEVTDATNEQADVMENVEKLVSQLKGDADKLKATISQFHL; encoded by the coding sequence ATGAAAAAGCGGTATAAGTTTGGTCTGCGTAAAAAGTTAGTGCTGTTTGTTACATTATTAGCTTTAGTTACTTATTCAACGAGTTTCTTTTTTATTAGTATTGTTCATTCGAAATACGCAGCTAAGGTAGATGAATCGTTGTTTAATAGTATAACACTTCTATTAGGTATTTTTTGGACGGGTTTATTAGCATTTTTCGTTGCAGGAGTGATCACTAAGCCGTTACAGCGTTTAGAGCATGCTGCGATTAGTGCAAGTAAGGGAAACATTCAAATAGATGTAAAACTGCCAAAATCAGATGATGAAATCCGCTCACTCGGTATGGCGTTTAATCAAATGCTAGCGAATTTGCGTGTGATGGTACATAGTATAGAAGAAAATTTCCAACAAACAAATGGGAATGTGATCTTAATTTCCGAAAAAACGACTAGAGCCACTGAGCAAGCGGAAAGTATCGCACATACAATAAGTGAAATATCCGCCGGTGCGGAAAGCTCAGCAATAGCAATTCAATCAACTGCTGAATCTGTTGAAGATATTATTCAAATTGCTTATAAAGTACAAGAAAATGCAAAATCATCGGAGCAAGTTTCTGTAGAGATGGTAAAGGAATTGCAAGAAAGTAAAGAAGTAGTTAATTCGCTGATTCAAGGTATTGATAAATTGGCGAAGGAAAATCAAGAATCATTACAAGTTGTCCTTGATTTGGAAGAAAATGCTAAGAAAGTGGAGCAGATAATATTACTAGTTGGTGATATCGCAGCGCAAACGAACTTACTAGCCCTGAATGCTTCCATTGAAGCGGCACGTGCGGGTGAGCATGGTAAAGGGTTTGCGGTTGTAGCGGAAGAAGTACGGAAGTTAGCGGATGAAAGTGCAAAAGCAGTACAAGGCATTTCTGGATTAATTCAAAACATTCAACATGGTGTAGATAGTGTCGTTAAGCAAATTACTGATCAAGTATCAACAGCAAACTATGAAGCGTCAAAAGGTGAAAAAACTAATGCAGTAATTGAAACGATGACGAATACAATCCATGTCGTTGCCGATAAAGTAAAGAGTATCTCAACACTTGTGGATAAACAGATGGAAAGTGTAGAATTAGCTTCTAGACAATCTCAAGAAGTCGCAGCGATTGCTGAGGAAACATCCGCAGGTGCCGAAGAAGTAACAGATGCAACAAATGAGCAAGCGGATGTAATGGAAAATGTAGAGAAATTAGTTAGTCAGTTAAAAGGTGATGCTGATAAGCTAAAAGCTACAATTTCTCAATTTCATTTATAA
- the rpiB gene encoding ribose 5-phosphate isomerase B yields the protein MKVALASDHGGVHIREEIRVLLEEMGVEYQDFGCDCESSVDYPDYALPVAQKVANGEFDRGILICGTGIGMSIAANKVKGIRCALVHDVFSAKATRQHNDTNILAMGERVIGPGLALEIAKVWLTTEFEGGRHARRIEKLTNYEDQNL from the coding sequence ATGAAAGTAGCATTAGCATCTGATCATGGTGGAGTACATATTCGTGAAGAAATTCGAGTCTTATTAGAAGAAATGGGAGTCGAATATCAAGATTTTGGCTGTGATTGTGAAAGTTCTGTTGATTACCCTGATTATGCTCTCCCTGTTGCACAAAAAGTGGCAAATGGTGAATTTGATCGCGGAATCCTTATTTGTGGTACGGGAATTGGAATGAGTATTGCCGCTAATAAGGTAAAAGGAATTCGTTGTGCCCTAGTCCATGATGTATTTAGTGCAAAAGCAACGCGTCAGCATAATGACACAAATATATTAGCGATGGGTGAAAGAGTCATTGGTCCGGGACTTGCGCTAGAAATTGCAAAAGTATGGTTAACAACTGAATTCGAAGGTGGGAGACATGCCCGTCGAATTGAAAAATTAACAAATTATGAGGATCAAAATTTGTAA
- the upp gene encoding uracil phosphoribosyltransferase has translation MGNVHVMNHPLIQHKLTYIRDKHTGTKEFRELVDEVATLMVYEITRDMPLEEIEIETPVSVSKSKILSGKKIGIVPILRAGIGMVDGVLKLIPAAKVGHIGLYRDPKTLKPVEYYAKLPNDVEERDFIVVDPMLATGGSAVEAINSLKKRGAKNIKFMCLIAAPEGVEALKEEHPDIDIYIAGLDEKLNEKGYIVPGLGDAGDRLFGTK, from the coding sequence ATGGGAAATGTTCATGTAATGAACCATCCGCTTATTCAACATAAATTAACGTACATACGAGATAAACACACTGGTACTAAAGAATTCCGTGAATTAGTTGATGAAGTGGCTACTCTTATGGTGTATGAAATTACACGCGATATGCCTTTAGAAGAAATTGAAATCGAAACACCTGTCAGTGTTTCAAAATCTAAAATCTTATCAGGGAAAAAAATAGGAATCGTTCCTATCCTTCGTGCCGGAATTGGTATGGTCGATGGTGTGTTGAAGCTAATTCCTGCAGCAAAAGTAGGACATATTGGTCTATATCGAGATCCAAAAACGTTAAAACCTGTTGAATATTACGCCAAACTTCCGAATGATGTTGAAGAGAGAGACTTTATTGTTGTTGATCCGATGTTAGCGACAGGTGGATCAGCTGTTGAAGCGATTAATTCATTGAAAAAGCGCGGCGCTAAAAATATTAAATTTATGTGCCTTATTGCTGCTCCGGAAGGTGTGGAGGCGCTGAAAGAAGAGCATCCGGATATTGATATATATATTGCTGGATTAGATGAAAAGTTAAATGAAAAGGGATATATTGTTCCTGGTCTTGGTGATGCGGGAGATCGTTTATTCGGAACAAAATAA
- the glyA gene encoding serine hydroxymethyltransferase — protein MSKIVGQDKEVYQAIQDELKRQQTKIELIASENFVSEAVMEAQGSVLTNKYAEGYPGRRYYGGCEYVDVVENLARERAKQIFGAEHANVQPHSGAQANMAVYFTVLEPGDTVLGMNLSHGGHLTHGSPVNFSGVQYNFVEYGVDEHSHTIDYEDVLNKARQHKPKLIVAGASAYPRVIDFKKFREIADEVGAYLMVDMAHIAGLVASGLHPSPVPYADFVTTTTHKTLRGPRGGMILCKEEFAKKIDKSIFPGIQGGPLMHVIAAKAVAFGEALDDSFKEYSQKVIDNAKRLGESLKREGLSLVSNGTDNHLLLVDLRSLSLTGKVAEKVLDDIGITVNKNTIPFDPESPFVTSGIRIGTAAVTSRGFGLEEMDEIASIIGNTLKNHENEETLEEARTRVSALTNGFPLYPEK, from the coding sequence ATGAGTAAGATAGTTGGACAAGATAAAGAAGTATATCAAGCGATTCAAGATGAACTGAAACGCCAACAGACGAAAATTGAATTGATTGCTTCTGAGAACTTTGTAAGTGAAGCTGTAATGGAAGCACAAGGGTCTGTTTTAACAAATAAATATGCAGAAGGATATCCTGGTCGCAGGTACTATGGCGGCTGTGAATATGTTGATGTAGTTGAGAATCTTGCTCGTGAACGTGCAAAGCAAATATTTGGTGCAGAACACGCCAATGTTCAACCTCATTCAGGTGCCCAGGCAAATATGGCTGTTTATTTTACGGTTCTTGAGCCAGGTGATACCGTTTTAGGTATGAATCTTTCCCATGGTGGCCATTTAACGCATGGTAGTCCAGTTAACTTTAGTGGTGTACAGTATAACTTTGTGGAATATGGTGTAGATGAACATAGCCACACAATAGATTATGAAGATGTATTAAATAAAGCTCGTCAACATAAACCAAAGCTCATTGTGGCAGGTGCTAGTGCCTACCCAAGGGTAATAGATTTCAAAAAATTTCGTGAAATAGCAGATGAAGTTGGAGCGTACTTGATGGTAGATATGGCTCATATCGCTGGATTGGTAGCCTCTGGATTACATCCAAGCCCAGTGCCATATGCTGATTTTGTTACAACAACTACGCATAAAACTTTACGTGGACCACGCGGTGGAATGATCTTATGTAAAGAAGAATTTGCGAAGAAAATTGATAAATCAATTTTTCCTGGAATCCAAGGCGGCCCATTAATGCATGTAATTGCTGCTAAAGCAGTCGCATTTGGGGAAGCACTGGATGACAGCTTTAAAGAATATTCCCAAAAGGTCATCGACAATGCCAAACGTCTAGGTGAATCCTTAAAAAGAGAGGGTCTAAGTTTAGTGTCTAATGGTACGGATAATCACTTATTATTGGTCGATCTCCGTTCATTAAGTCTAACTGGAAAAGTTGCTGAAAAAGTTCTTGATGATATCGGTATCACGGTGAATAAAAATACGATCCCATTTGATCCTGAAAGCCCATTTGTAACTAGCGGCATTCGGATTGGTACAGCTGCTGTTACTTCTCGTGGCTTTGGACTTGAAGAAATGGACGAAATTGCATCAATTATTGGAAATACATTGAAAAATCACGAAAATGAAGAAACATTAGAAGAAGCTCGGACACGTGTGTCGGCACTTACTAATGGATTTCCATTATACCCAGAAAAATAA
- a CDS encoding low molecular weight protein arginine phosphatase, with translation MSLNLLFVCTGNTCRSPMAEAILRNKNLQNISVKSAGIYAVDGQNASQQTMIVLEENDIEHSHTSKLLTQEDIHWATMILTMTEGHKSSIVESFPVAIDKTCTLKEFVNGKDGNIDVSDPFGGSVEMYRTTFLELSDLIEKAIKKLK, from the coding sequence ATTTCATTGAATCTATTATTCGTCTGTACCGGAAATACATGCCGCAGTCCGATGGCAGAGGCTATATTAAGAAATAAAAATCTACAAAACATATCCGTAAAATCCGCTGGGATATATGCAGTTGATGGCCAAAATGCTTCGCAGCAAACAATGATTGTTCTTGAAGAAAACGATATTGAACATTCTCATACATCGAAATTGTTGACACAAGAAGATATTCATTGGGCAACAATGATATTAACGATGACAGAGGGTCACAAATCTTCAATCGTTGAGTCCTTTCCGGTTGCTATCGATAAAACATGCACATTAAAAGAGTTTGTTAATGGAAAAGACGGAAATATCGACGTTTCAGATCCATTTGGAGGAAGTGTAGAAATGTACCGAACAACATTTCTTGAATTATCTGATCTAATAGAAAAAGCAATAAAAAAATTAAAATAG
- a CDS encoding L-threonylcarbamoyladenylate synthase, giving the protein MKTIQWSVDKHVDNFLGNPQLEEASELLRQNEVVAFPTETVYGLGANAKSDLAVMKIYEAKGRPSDNPLIVHIAEKNQLEELVTNISEQAQILMQRFWPGPLTIIFNCRPGILSEKVTAGMDTVGIRMPDHPLAHELIRLTNLPIAAPSANRSGKPSPTTAWHVLDDLNGRIAGIVDGGYTGVGVESTVIDCTGDIPMILRPGGVSKEQIEMAIGEVLVDPALNSDTNDCPKSPGMKYTHYAPDAPVYLVEGTFTYIQELVNKKQKEGLKVGVIATEETKNNYRADCVIACGSRNDLSTVAHNLYDTLRAFNNQDVDLIFSETFSVEGIGLAIMNRLEKAAGHRWVRQ; this is encoded by the coding sequence ATGAAGACCATTCAGTGGAGTGTGGATAAACATGTGGATAATTTTTTGGGTAATCCACAACTAGAGGAAGCATCGGAGCTATTAAGGCAAAATGAAGTGGTTGCCTTTCCGACAGAAACGGTTTATGGGCTAGGTGCAAATGCAAAATCGGATTTAGCTGTTATGAAAATATATGAGGCAAAGGGAAGACCAAGTGATAACCCTCTAATTGTCCATATTGCTGAAAAGAATCAATTAGAAGAACTTGTGACAAATATATCTGAACAAGCTCAAATACTTATGCAACGATTTTGGCCAGGGCCATTAACAATTATATTTAATTGTAGACCGGGTATCCTTTCAGAGAAAGTAACAGCTGGAATGGATACAGTGGGGATAAGGATGCCGGATCATCCATTAGCGCATGAATTAATTCGATTAACTAACCTTCCTATTGCAGCACCGAGTGCCAATCGTTCCGGAAAACCAAGTCCGACAACTGCATGGCATGTTCTAGACGATTTAAATGGACGAATTGCCGGAATTGTGGACGGTGGATATACCGGTGTTGGAGTAGAATCAACTGTGATTGATTGTACAGGGGATATCCCGATGATTCTTCGTCCGGGAGGTGTATCAAAAGAACAAATCGAAATGGCAATTGGTGAAGTGCTAGTGGACCCGGCTTTAAATAGTGATACAAATGATTGTCCGAAATCTCCCGGTATGAAATATACTCACTATGCACCAGATGCACCAGTGTATTTAGTCGAAGGGACTTTTACTTATATCCAGGAATTGGTGAACAAGAAACAAAAGGAAGGATTAAAAGTAGGGGTAATAGCGACTGAAGAAACAAAAAATAATTATCGAGCCGATTGTGTTATTGCTTGTGGAAGCAGGAATGATTTAAGTACGGTAGCCCACAATCTTTATGACACTTTGCGTGCATTTAATAATCAAGACGTCGATTTAATATTTTCAGAAACCTTTTCAGTAGAAGGAATCGGCCTTGCCATCATGAACCGATTGGAAAAAGCTGCGGGTCATCGTTGGGTACGTCAGTAA
- the wecB gene encoding non-hydrolyzing UDP-N-acetylglucosamine 2-epimerase yields MKRPIKVMTIFGTRPEAIKMAPLVLELQKYPESIEPIVTVTAQHRQMLDQVLDIFHIQPHYDLNMMKDRQSLIDITTRGLEGLDHVMKEAKPDIVLVHGDTTTTFVASLAAYYNKIVVGHVEAGLRTWNKYSPYPEEMNRQLTGILADLHFAPTEKASNNLLAENKNKESIFITGNTAIDALKTTVKSEYEHKILADLGDDKLILLTAHRRENLGEPMRNMFRAVLRLVDKHPNVQVVYPVHLNPAVREIANEVLGGNPRIHLIEPLDVIDFHNFASHAHLILTDSGGVQEEAPSLGVPVLVLRDTTERPEGIEAGTLKLAGVDEETIYQLGTELLTNKESYDKMAKATNPYGDGQACKRIVQAIQYHFKNINEKPKPFKPL; encoded by the coding sequence ATGAAAAGGCCGATAAAGGTAATGACTATTTTTGGAACGAGGCCAGAAGCGATTAAAATGGCCCCGTTAGTTCTTGAATTGCAAAAGTATCCGGAAAGTATTGAGCCAATTGTAACGGTTACTGCTCAGCATCGACAAATGTTAGACCAAGTTCTAGATATTTTTCATATCCAACCACATTATGATTTAAATATGATGAAAGATCGCCAATCATTAATAGACATTACAACTAGAGGTTTAGAAGGTCTTGACCATGTAATGAAAGAGGCTAAGCCAGATATTGTCCTTGTACATGGTGATACGACGACAACTTTTGTCGCCAGTTTAGCGGCATATTATAATAAAATTGTTGTCGGTCATGTGGAAGCTGGATTACGAACATGGAACAAATACTCGCCATATCCGGAAGAAATGAATCGCCAATTGACAGGGATATTAGCTGATCTTCATTTTGCTCCAACTGAGAAAGCTTCTAACAATTTATTAGCTGAGAATAAAAATAAGGAAAGTATCTTTATTACCGGAAATACGGCAATAGATGCCTTGAAAACGACTGTTAAGAGTGAGTATGAACATAAGATTCTGGCGGATCTCGGAGATGATAAACTAATACTGCTTACTGCACATCGCAGAGAAAATCTTGGGGAGCCAATGAGAAATATGTTTCGTGCAGTCTTAAGATTGGTTGATAAACATCCAAATGTTCAAGTTGTTTATCCTGTTCACTTAAATCCTGCTGTTCGTGAAATTGCCAATGAAGTTCTAGGGGGGAATCCGCGTATTCATCTTATAGAACCTTTAGACGTCATTGATTTTCATAACTTTGCCAGTCATGCCCATCTCATTTTGACTGATTCTGGAGGTGTGCAAGAAGAAGCACCATCACTTGGTGTTCCTGTTCTTGTGCTTCGCGATACAACTGAACGTCCAGAAGGAATCGAAGCGGGTACTCTTAAGTTAGCAGGGGTTGATGAGGAAACGATTTATCAACTTGGTACAGAATTATTAACAAATAAAGAATCCTACGATAAAATGGCAAAGGCAACAAATCCGTATGGTGATGGTCAGGCGTGTAAGCGCATTGTACAAGCTATTCAATACCATTTTAAAAATATAAATGAAAAACCGAAGCCATTTAAACCACTTTAA
- a CDS encoding TIGR01440 family protein, which produces MTADLLLWKKQLKEIVNDFSSQVTFKKGQILVIGCSTSEVIGEKIGTAGSEEVATVIFEELTAFARKNEIYLAFQCCEHLNRSLVIERKLMNLRDWEEVSVIPVRKAGGAMATYAYRHLQDPVVIEFIKADAGIDIGNTFIGMHLKHVAVPIRVKNHTLGSANVTLAKTRPKLIGGARAVYENQINENKESC; this is translated from the coding sequence TTGACTGCAGATCTATTACTATGGAAAAAACAGTTGAAAGAAATAGTAAATGATTTTTCTTCTCAAGTAACGTTTAAAAAAGGGCAGATTTTAGTGATTGGATGCTCTACGTCTGAAGTAATTGGTGAAAAAATTGGGACAGCAGGAAGTGAAGAAGTCGCTACCGTTATATTTGAGGAACTGACGGCCTTTGCACGTAAGAACGAGATTTATTTAGCCTTTCAATGTTGTGAACATTTAAATAGAAGTTTAGTAATAGAAAGAAAACTAATGAATTTGCGTGATTGGGAGGAAGTTTCCGTCATACCAGTAAGAAAAGCCGGTGGCGCCATGGCAACTTACGCTTATCGCCATCTTCAAGATCCAGTTGTTATAGAATTTATAAAAGCGGATGCAGGAATTGATATTGGTAATACATTTATTGGAATGCATTTAAAACATGTTGCCGTTCCAATTAGAGTAAAAAATCACACACTGGGTTCTGCAAATGTTACATTAGCAAAAACTCGACCAAAATTAATTGGCGGAGCTAGAGCTGTTTATGAAAATCAAATAAATGAAAATAAAGAATCCTGTTAA